The following coding sequences are from one Thermostaphylospora chromogena window:
- a CDS encoding ArsR/SmtB family transcription factor, producing the protein MLMSVDTDLLRVLADPLRLQIVTLLARETLCTTHLVEETGARQTNLSNHLKVLRDAGVVDTEPCGRFTYYRLKPDVIASLAGQFAELAETARATAAADKKRACP; encoded by the coding sequence ATGCTGATGTCAGTCGACACTGATCTGTTGCGGGTGCTGGCCGATCCCCTGCGGCTGCAGATCGTGACCCTGCTCGCCCGGGAGACGTTGTGCACGACCCACCTGGTGGAGGAGACCGGCGCGCGGCAGACCAACCTGTCCAACCATCTGAAGGTGCTGCGGGACGCCGGAGTGGTGGACACCGAGCCGTGCGGCCGGTTCACCTACTACCGGCTCAAGCCTGACGTCATCGCTTCCCTGGCCGGGCAGTTCGCCGAACTGGCCGAGACCGCTCGCGCCACTGCCGCCGCCGACAAGAAGAGGGCGTGCCCATGA
- a CDS encoding arsenate reductase ArsC, producing the protein MPTEPAASVLFVCVHNAGRSQMAAGFLSHLAGDRIEVRSAGSLPAEQVNPAAVEAMKEVGIDISDQTPKVLTTEAVEASDYVITMGCGDACPIFPGKKYLDWALEDPAGKGVEAVRPIRDEIKTRVEALIAEIDTREDI; encoded by the coding sequence ATGCCCACCGAACCTGCCGCATCCGTACTGTTCGTATGCGTTCACAACGCCGGCCGCTCCCAGATGGCCGCCGGTTTCCTCTCCCACCTGGCGGGCGACCGGATCGAGGTCCGCTCCGCCGGGTCACTTCCTGCCGAGCAGGTCAACCCGGCCGCGGTCGAGGCGATGAAGGAAGTCGGCATCGACATCTCAGACCAGACCCCAAAGGTGCTGACCACCGAGGCCGTCGAAGCCTCTGACTACGTCATCACCATGGGCTGTGGCGACGCCTGCCCGATCTTCCCCGGCAAGAAGTATCTCGATTGGGCATTGGAAGACCCCGCAGGCAAGGGCGTCGAAGCCGTCCGCCCAATCCGCGACGAGATCAAAACCCGTGTCGAAGCCCTCATCGCCGAGATCGACACCCGGGAGGACATCTGA
- a CDS encoding class I SAM-dependent methyltransferase: MPTSPPDRVHPLGDQPHLYRYAAESFGANAERYDRSRPRYPDALIEAIVAGIPGPEILDVGCGTGIAARQFRAAGCRVLGVDVDARMAEIARRHGIEVEVSAFEDWDPAGRRFDALISAQAWHWVDPVAGAAKAARVLRPGGRLAVFWNVAQPPAEAAEAFAEVYARVAPETPPPGGPTPPSGGYTALFSRTADGLCQAGAFGEPEEWRFDWERYYTRDEWLDVLPTYGVHARLSADTMRDIIAGVGAAVDALGGGFTMRYTAVVATAVRTAAAEGTAG, from the coding sequence GTGCCGACCTCACCCCCGGACCGCGTGCATCCCCTCGGAGACCAGCCCCACCTCTACCGGTACGCCGCCGAGTCGTTCGGCGCGAACGCCGAGCGTTATGACCGGTCCCGGCCCCGCTACCCCGACGCCCTGATTGAGGCGATCGTGGCGGGTATCCCCGGGCCCGAGATCCTGGACGTCGGCTGCGGGACCGGCATCGCGGCCCGGCAGTTCCGGGCCGCGGGCTGCCGGGTGCTCGGCGTCGACGTCGACGCCCGCATGGCCGAGATCGCCCGGCGGCACGGCATCGAGGTCGAGGTGTCGGCCTTCGAGGACTGGGACCCCGCGGGACGGCGATTCGACGCGCTCATCTCCGCGCAGGCCTGGCACTGGGTGGATCCGGTCGCGGGCGCGGCCAAGGCGGCGCGGGTGCTGCGGCCGGGTGGCCGGCTGGCGGTGTTCTGGAACGTCGCGCAGCCGCCCGCGGAGGCCGCCGAGGCCTTCGCCGAGGTCTACGCCCGGGTGGCACCCGAGACACCGCCACCCGGCGGGCCGACGCCTCCCTCCGGCGGATATACGGCGCTGTTCAGCAGGACGGCCGACGGACTGTGCCAGGCGGGCGCGTTCGGCGAGCCCGAGGAGTGGCGGTTCGACTGGGAGCGGTACTACACCCGGGACGAGTGGCTCGACGTGCTGCCCACCTACGGCGTGCACGCCCGGCTCTCCGCCGACACGATGCGGGACATCATCGCGGGCGTCGGCGCCGCCGTCGACGCGCTGGGGGGCGGCTTCACCATGCGCTACACCGCGGTGGTGGCCACCGCGGTACGAACCGCCGCGGCGGAGGGGACGGCCGGATGA
- a CDS encoding LysE family translocator: MLGTLLAFAVAVLLGSMVPGPTTAVLIRQTLRGGRRASVWTLAGNETGVFLWGLAVAFGLSGLIAASQLAYDVMRMVGAVVLVYLGAQALWENRRKKSEPALESAPVEAAGPVPTSKADSAWHNYRIGLLTVVTNPKYPVFAVSFLPQFVPSDVSPLPMFILLSVMWVILDSCWFLGFIWFIHWLKPVFSRSRVRRWLERTTGAVLIALGLKLVTEPR, translated from the coding sequence ATGCTGGGAACCTTGCTCGCTTTCGCGGTAGCCGTACTTCTCGGCTCCATGGTGCCGGGCCCCACGACCGCGGTCCTCATCCGCCAGACGCTGCGCGGCGGGAGGAGAGCGAGCGTGTGGACGCTCGCCGGCAATGAGACCGGAGTGTTCTTATGGGGCCTGGCCGTGGCGTTCGGGCTGTCGGGTTTGATCGCCGCGTCGCAGCTCGCGTACGACGTGATGCGGATGGTCGGCGCGGTGGTGCTGGTCTACCTGGGGGCGCAGGCCCTATGGGAGAACCGGCGCAAGAAGTCGGAACCGGCGCTGGAGTCGGCACCCGTGGAAGCGGCCGGTCCTGTGCCGACGTCCAAGGCCGACAGCGCGTGGCACAACTACCGGATAGGACTGCTGACGGTCGTCACGAACCCCAAGTACCCGGTCTTCGCCGTGTCGTTCCTTCCGCAGTTCGTCCCCTCCGACGTGTCGCCTCTCCCGATGTTCATCCTGCTGTCGGTGATGTGGGTGATCCTGGACAGCTGCTGGTTCCTGGGGTTCATCTGGTTCATCCACTGGCTCAAGCCCGTCTTCTCCCGGTCTCGGGTGCGCCGCTGGCTGGAGCGGACGACCGGCGCGGTGCTGATCGCCCTGGGCCTCAAGCTGGTCACCGAACCGCGCTGA
- a CDS encoding YkvA family protein, producing the protein MWWETLSAVLIAIAASWAALIVALAVVRPEGPLLKEALRILPDLLRLLHRLAADRSLPRGVRVRLGLLLAYLALPIDLVPDFVPVLGHADDAIIVTVVLRGVVRRAGLDAVRRHWPGSDDGFAALCRLTGLN; encoded by the coding sequence ATGTGGTGGGAGACTCTCAGCGCCGTTCTCATCGCGATAGCGGCGAGCTGGGCGGCGCTGATCGTCGCGTTGGCGGTCGTGCGCCCGGAAGGGCCACTGCTGAAGGAAGCGCTCCGGATTCTGCCCGATCTCCTGCGTCTGCTGCACCGGTTGGCCGCTGACCGCTCCCTGCCCCGTGGCGTCAGGGTCCGACTCGGTTTGCTGCTGGCCTATCTGGCGCTCCCGATAGATCTGGTTCCCGACTTCGTCCCCGTTCTCGGCCACGCGGACGACGCGATCATCGTTACCGTCGTGCTGCGCGGAGTGGTACGCCGGGCCGGCCTGGACGCGGTCCGGCGGCACTGGCCCGGCAGTGACGACGGCTTCGCCGCGCTATGCCGGCTCACCGGCCTCAACTGA
- a CDS encoding MFS transporter, whose product MICLAVFVDMLGFGIILPLLPFHAEQLGGSGLWVGGVLTAYAAAQFIAAPVLGALSDRFGRRPVLLAALAGSAVSLALTGIAGSLITLFAARLVAGLFGGAIPVAQAYVVDLTEPQERTRALGLVGASIGMGFVFGPALGAVLSGLGFAGVSFVAGGIALANFIAGWMLLPRSAAPAPADRVSAGSDERPGEQQDATPEPGGERVTPGGSPALLVSALRVSALRPVLVAIFAVTFAFVGMEATYALLGERLYGLGPAGLGMVFTGVGVVMAVVQGGLVGRLSARYGDRRVAVAGTLLMCVGLAVLPLGVAWLNYAGLVVLAAGQGLVTTTTAALIAELGGSALGGTFGVGQSASAAARATGPIAAGAAFDVHLGLPFYLGVGLCVVAALLLHHRAGATVPAARGVAEDEQTAS is encoded by the coding sequence GTGATCTGTCTGGCGGTCTTCGTCGACATGCTCGGGTTCGGCATCATCCTGCCGCTGCTGCCGTTCCACGCCGAGCAGCTCGGCGGCTCCGGGCTGTGGGTGGGCGGTGTGCTCACCGCGTACGCCGCGGCCCAGTTCATCGCCGCGCCGGTGCTGGGGGCGCTGTCCGACCGGTTCGGGCGGCGGCCGGTGCTGCTGGCCGCCCTCGCCGGGTCGGCGGTCTCCCTCGCGTTGACCGGAATCGCCGGTTCCCTGATCACGCTGTTCGCCGCCAGGTTGGTGGCGGGGCTGTTCGGCGGGGCGATACCGGTGGCGCAGGCGTATGTCGTCGACCTCACCGAACCCCAGGAACGCACTCGGGCGCTCGGCCTGGTCGGCGCCTCGATCGGCATGGGCTTCGTCTTCGGGCCCGCCCTCGGGGCGGTGCTGTCCGGTCTGGGGTTCGCCGGGGTGAGCTTCGTCGCCGGAGGCATCGCGTTGGCGAACTTCATCGCCGGTTGGATGCTTCTGCCCAGGTCCGCGGCCCCGGCCCCGGCGGATCGGGTGTCTGCGGGCTCCGACGAGCGCCCGGGCGAGCAGCAGGACGCGACGCCCGAGCCGGGCGGCGAGCGGGTGACGCCGGGCGGTTCGCCGGCGCTGCTGGTGTCGGCGTTGCGTGTGTCCGCCCTGCGGCCCGTGCTCGTCGCGATCTTCGCGGTGACGTTCGCTTTCGTCGGGATGGAGGCGACGTACGCGCTGCTCGGCGAGCGCCTGTACGGACTCGGTCCGGCCGGGCTCGGCATGGTCTTCACCGGGGTCGGCGTGGTGATGGCGGTGGTGCAGGGCGGGCTGGTGGGCCGGTTGTCCGCCCGGTACGGTGACCGTCGCGTCGCCGTGGCGGGCACCTTGCTGATGTGCGTCGGCCTGGCGGTCCTGCCGCTGGGGGTGGCGTGGCTGAACTACGCCGGGCTGGTCGTGCTGGCCGCCGGGCAGGGATTGGTGACCACGACCACGGCCGCGCTCATCGCCGAGCTGGGCGGCTCGGCGCTCGGCGGCACCTTCGGGGTGGGGCAGTCCGCCTCGGCCGCGGCTCGCGCGACCGGTCCGATCGCCGCCGGGGCCGCCTTCGACGTCCACCTCGGCCTGCCGTTCTACCTGGGGGTCGGTCTGTGCGTCGTCGCCGCCCTGCTGCTGCATCACCGGGCCGGTGCCACGGTCCCCGCTGCGCGGGGTGTCGCCGAGGACGAGCAGACCGCATCGTGA
- a CDS encoding TetR/AcrR family transcriptional regulator, producing the protein MPKINAATVAEHRARQQDALLAAARDLLFDGGYPALTFDALAKRTGLARPTVYSYFRTKDEVVIALCEAELPLVGADIEKALRRAATPRDRIAAYARAQLRAARRRRYRLAHALANAPLPAETRRRIVTLHRELVPSAAPLFTELGHPDPELAATLLQGLINAAVTAMDAGAPPDRVVESTIAAALNGLVDTGGGS; encoded by the coding sequence ATGCCGAAGATCAACGCGGCGACCGTGGCGGAGCACCGTGCCCGGCAGCAGGACGCGCTGCTCGCCGCCGCCCGGGATCTGTTGTTCGACGGCGGCTATCCCGCGTTGACCTTCGACGCCCTGGCCAAGCGCACCGGCCTCGCCCGTCCGACCGTCTATTCGTATTTCCGTACGAAGGACGAGGTGGTCATCGCGCTGTGTGAAGCCGAGTTGCCGCTGGTCGGCGCCGACATCGAAAAGGCCTTGCGCCGGGCCGCCACCCCCCGCGACCGCATCGCCGCCTATGCCCGCGCCCAGCTGCGTGCCGCCCGCCGGCGCCGCTACCGCCTCGCCCACGCCTTGGCCAACGCCCCTCTCCCGGCCGAGACCCGGCGCCGCATCGTAACCCTCCACCGCGAGCTGGTCCCCAGCGCCGCCCCCCTGTTCACCGAACTCGGCCATCCCGATCCGGAGCTCGCCGCCACCCTCCTCCAGGGGCTGATCAACGCCGCCGTCACCGCCATGGACGCCGGTGCCCCGCCCGATCGCGTGGTCGAGAGCACCATCGCCGCCGCTCTCAACGGCCTCGTCGACACCGGCGGCGGATCCTAG
- a CDS encoding CBS domain-containing protein gives MRARDLLTPLPTVTLDTPIPQAVRLLAEQNLPGLLVVDGDGMPSAVLPGTHILRMAVPHYCQDDSALARVIDEAHADTFLGKMTGLTVRECLPADAGELPVADPDATVLELAALMARTCRPLVAVVAQGQVVGTVTLNALLAKTLSTAS, from the coding sequence ATGCGCGCTCGCGATCTGCTTACTCCCCTGCCCACCGTCACCCTCGACACGCCGATCCCGCAGGCGGTGCGTTTACTGGCCGAGCAGAACCTCCCCGGCCTCCTCGTGGTGGACGGTGACGGCATGCCTTCGGCAGTGCTGCCCGGCACGCACATCCTGCGCATGGCCGTACCGCACTACTGCCAAGACGACTCCGCCCTGGCCCGGGTCATCGACGAAGCGCACGCCGACACGTTCCTCGGCAAGATGACCGGGCTCACCGTGCGGGAATGCCTGCCCGCCGACGCCGGTGAGCTGCCCGTCGCCGACCCCGACGCCACGGTGCTGGAACTCGCCGCGCTGATGGCACGCACCTGCCGGCCGCTGGTGGCCGTCGTGGCTCAAGGACAGGTGGTCGGCACGGTCACGCTGAACGCCCTGCTGGCGAAGACCCTGAGCACGGCGTCCTGA
- a CDS encoding heavy metal translocating P-type ATPase codes for MTCASCANRIERKLNKLDGVTATVNFATEKATVSFPDDIDPQRLIAEVEKAGYTAELPAPPVEETQADEQEPEDELRPLRQRLITAVALSVPVIAMAMIPALQFTYWQWLSLTLAAPVVVYAGWPFHKAAWTNLRHGTATMDTLVSLGTLAAFGWSLWALFFGTAGMPGMTHPFELLTVERADGAGTIYLETAAGVTAFILAGRYFEARAKRRAGAALRALLELGAKDVTVLRGGTEVRIPIDRLAVGDRFVVRPGEKIATDGVVEEGGSAVDASMLTGESVPVEVRPGDAVTGATVNTSGRLVVRATRVGADTQLAQMARLVEQAQTGKAQVQRLADRVSAVFVPIVIALAVATLGFWLSSGAGPTAAFTAAVAVLIIACPCALGLATPTALLVGTGRGAQLGILIKGPEVLESTRKIDTVVLDKTGTVTEGRMSLVGVHVADGEDENEVLRLAGALEHASEHPIARAIAVGAAEKVGELPAVADFTNVEGLGVQGVVDGHAVLAGRPQLLTEWSQHLPPELERALTEARAAGRTAVAVGWDGRARAIITVADRIKPTSAEAVRRLRELGLRPVLLTGDGQTVAETVAAEVGIDEVIAEVLPADKVDVIKRLQAEGRVVAMVGDGVNDAAALAQADLGLAMGTGTDAAIQASDLTLVRGDLRVAADAIRLARRTLATIKGNLFWAFAYNVAALPLAAAGLLNPMIAGAAMAFSSVFVVTNSLRLRRFR; via the coding sequence ATGACCTGCGCCTCGTGCGCGAACCGGATCGAGCGCAAGCTGAACAAGCTCGACGGCGTCACGGCCACGGTCAACTTCGCCACCGAGAAGGCCACCGTCTCCTTCCCCGACGACATCGACCCGCAGCGGCTGATCGCCGAGGTGGAGAAGGCCGGGTACACCGCCGAACTGCCCGCCCCGCCCGTCGAGGAGACGCAGGCGGACGAGCAGGAGCCGGAGGACGAGCTGCGCCCGCTGCGCCAGCGGCTGATCACCGCCGTGGCGCTGAGCGTGCCGGTGATCGCGATGGCGATGATCCCGGCGTTGCAGTTCACCTACTGGCAGTGGCTGTCGTTGACGCTGGCCGCCCCCGTGGTGGTGTACGCCGGATGGCCCTTCCACAAGGCGGCCTGGACCAACCTGCGCCACGGCACGGCCACCATGGACACGCTGGTCTCGCTGGGCACGCTGGCGGCGTTCGGCTGGTCGCTGTGGGCGCTGTTCTTCGGCACCGCCGGCATGCCCGGCATGACCCACCCGTTCGAGCTGCTCACCGTCGAACGCGCCGACGGCGCGGGAACCATCTACCTGGAGACCGCCGCCGGGGTGACCGCGTTCATCCTGGCCGGGCGCTACTTCGAAGCCCGCGCCAAGCGACGGGCCGGCGCCGCGCTCCGCGCCCTGCTGGAGCTGGGCGCCAAGGACGTCACGGTCCTGCGCGGCGGGACCGAGGTGCGCATCCCGATCGATCGGCTCGCGGTCGGCGACCGGTTCGTGGTACGGCCCGGCGAGAAGATCGCCACCGACGGCGTGGTCGAAGAGGGCGGCTCCGCCGTGGACGCCTCGATGCTCACCGGCGAATCGGTGCCGGTGGAGGTGCGCCCGGGGGACGCGGTGACCGGCGCCACGGTCAACACCAGCGGCAGGCTGGTGGTGCGCGCCACCCGGGTGGGCGCCGACACCCAGCTCGCGCAGATGGCCCGCCTGGTGGAGCAGGCCCAGACCGGCAAGGCACAGGTCCAGCGCCTGGCCGACCGCGTCTCGGCCGTGTTCGTCCCCATCGTGATCGCACTCGCGGTCGCCACCCTGGGCTTCTGGCTCAGCAGCGGGGCCGGGCCGACGGCGGCGTTCACCGCCGCGGTCGCGGTGCTCATCATCGCCTGCCCGTGCGCGCTGGGCCTGGCCACCCCCACCGCGCTGCTGGTGGGCACCGGGCGCGGCGCCCAGCTCGGCATCCTGATCAAGGGACCGGAGGTACTGGAGTCCACCCGGAAGATCGACACCGTGGTGCTGGACAAGACCGGCACCGTCACCGAGGGCAGGATGTCCCTCGTCGGCGTGCACGTCGCCGACGGTGAGGACGAGAACGAGGTCCTGCGCCTGGCCGGTGCACTGGAACACGCCTCCGAACACCCCATCGCACGCGCCATCGCCGTCGGCGCCGCCGAGAAGGTCGGCGAGCTGCCCGCGGTCGCCGACTTCACCAACGTCGAAGGGCTGGGCGTGCAGGGTGTCGTGGACGGGCACGCGGTGCTGGCCGGCCGTCCTCAGCTGCTCACCGAGTGGTCCCAGCACCTGCCGCCGGAGCTGGAGCGTGCCCTAACCGAGGCCCGGGCGGCCGGCCGTACCGCGGTCGCGGTCGGCTGGGACGGCCGGGCCCGCGCGATCATCACCGTCGCCGACCGGATCAAGCCCACCAGCGCCGAGGCCGTCCGGCGCCTGCGCGAACTGGGCCTGCGTCCCGTGCTGCTGACCGGCGACGGTCAGACCGTCGCCGAAACCGTGGCGGCCGAGGTCGGCATCGACGAGGTGATCGCCGAGGTGCTGCCCGCCGACAAGGTGGACGTGATCAAGAGACTGCAGGCCGAAGGCCGGGTCGTGGCCATGGTCGGCGACGGCGTCAACGACGCCGCCGCCCTCGCCCAGGCCGACCTGGGACTGGCCATGGGCACCGGCACCGACGCCGCCATCCAGGCGTCCGACCTCACCCTGGTCCGCGGCGACCTGCGGGTGGCCGCCGACGCCATCCGGCTGGCGCGCAGGACGCTGGCCACCATCAAGGGCAACCTGTTCTGGGCCTTCGCCTACAACGTCGCCGCCCTGCCCCTGGCCGCCGCCGGCCTGCTCAACCCGATGATCGCCGGGGCGGCGATGGCTTTCTCCAGCGTCTTCGTCGTCACCAACAGCCTGCGGCTGCGCCGCTTCCGCTGA
- a CDS encoding heavy-metal-associated domain-containing protein, whose translation MSTATFTVKGMTCGHCVSSVKEEVSEVPGVKNVEVDLATGLLTVDSDGPIDPALITAAVQEAGYQVADGS comes from the coding sequence ATGAGCACGGCCACGTTCACCGTGAAGGGCATGACCTGCGGCCACTGCGTCAGCTCGGTCAAGGAAGAGGTGAGCGAGGTGCCCGGAGTCAAGAACGTCGAGGTGGACCTCGCCACCGGCCTGCTGACCGTGGACAGCGACGGCCCCATCGACCCCGCCCTGATCACCGCCGCCGTGCAGGAGGCCGGCTATCAGGTGGCGGACGGGTCGTGA